In Haloarcula sp. H-GB4, a single genomic region encodes these proteins:
- a CDS encoding metal-dependent hydrolase yields MVLPSEHFIIALLPVAVYALLRDRQLPSLQLVAVTFFGSQFPDLIDKPLAYELHLIPSGRVFMHSLPFAIPLSIVVIAYAVRTDRARLGTAFAFAHLSHLVADNQQLLPPNLYVSSDLLWPLQPPVVRPAVPQWVGEGAVNLHLWTGFSVLVLTLVAYVLVADLQSQLDVR; encoded by the coding sequence ATGGTCCTCCCGAGCGAGCATTTCATCATCGCCCTCCTCCCTGTCGCAGTATACGCACTCCTCCGGGACAGACAGCTCCCGTCGCTCCAGCTAGTCGCAGTCACGTTCTTCGGCAGCCAGTTCCCGGATCTCATCGACAAGCCGTTAGCGTACGAACTCCATCTCATCCCCTCCGGTCGGGTGTTTATGCACTCGCTCCCGTTCGCAATTCCGCTCTCGATTGTCGTCATCGCTTACGCAGTCCGAACGGACCGGGCCCGACTTGGGACGGCGTTTGCGTTCGCCCACCTTTCACACCTGGTGGCCGATAATCAGCAACTCCTGCCGCCGAACCTGTACGTGTCGTCGGACCTGCTCTGGCCGCTCCAGCCGCCCGTTGTGCGCCCGGCAGTCCCACAGTGGGTCGGTGAGGGCGCAGTGAACCTGCATCTCTGGACCGGGTTTTCGGTGCTCGTCCTGACG